In Streptomyces durocortorensis, a genomic segment contains:
- a CDS encoding HtaA domain-containing protein, with protein MAATRRPTALAAAVATAAALGATFALPAIAADGPSPKAAAAAPSVIYQLESGTFDWGLKESFRAMIDRFGGTATLADGATRNEDGSYKFPLDKGEYALGTHAVTSSFKGSVHYEAHGGALDIKLSDVKVLTVGKSGRITVDVTTKSPGKDAVVTDDLAMADLDLTDVEASNGVDGMKFASIPVTFTKEGAAVFGPPYEEGEPIDPATLTVKPLATTPTEQPTGKPTEQPTGKPTEQPTGEPTGQPTGQPTGQPSTNPTPSGSETAEPTSGPVVDGTLDWGVKASFRSYVVGPIAHGKVETSGGAATATDGYRFSKATGHLDADKNTLNAAFKGKVRFLGHETNGEYVLDLSLSNLKVDIEGASGKLLADVSAKDRGTGKVAERTGLALADLKVPAGALAAKDGIVNLKDIPATLTEAGSQAFEGMYKKGDELDALNVAVSLDEDARLPGGSTGGSGSTGSTGGSTTTGGTVGGSTTGGSVGGSGALASTGSDVPAGALIAASGIVVAAGAGVVIAARRRRNATA; from the coding sequence ATGGCAGCAACTCGCCGCCCGACAGCCCTCGCCGCAGCCGTCGCCACGGCGGCCGCGCTGGGCGCGACCTTCGCCCTCCCGGCCATCGCGGCCGACGGCCCCTCCCCGAAGGCGGCCGCCGCCGCCCCTTCGGTGATCTACCAGCTGGAGTCGGGCACCTTCGACTGGGGTCTCAAGGAGTCCTTCCGCGCCATGATCGACCGGTTCGGCGGCACCGCCACGCTGGCCGACGGAGCCACGCGGAACGAGGACGGCTCGTACAAGTTCCCCCTGGACAAGGGCGAGTACGCGCTCGGCACCCACGCCGTGACGTCCTCCTTCAAGGGCAGCGTCCACTACGAGGCGCACGGCGGCGCCCTGGACATCAAGCTGTCCGACGTCAAGGTCCTCACGGTCGGCAAGAGCGGCCGGATCACCGTCGACGTGACCACCAAGTCCCCGGGCAAGGACGCCGTCGTCACCGACGATCTGGCGATGGCCGATCTCGACCTCACCGACGTCGAGGCCTCGAACGGCGTGGACGGCATGAAGTTCGCGAGTATCCCCGTCACCTTCACCAAGGAGGGCGCGGCGGTCTTCGGCCCGCCCTACGAGGAGGGTGAGCCGATCGACCCGGCCACCCTGACGGTCAAGCCCCTCGCCACGACCCCGACCGAGCAGCCCACCGGCAAGCCGACCGAGCAGCCGACGGGCAAGCCGACCGAGCAGCCCACGGGCGAGCCGACGGGTCAGCCGACCGGCCAGCCGACGGGTCAGCCGAGCACCAACCCCACCCCGTCCGGCTCCGAGACGGCCGAGCCCACCAGCGGCCCGGTCGTCGACGGCACCCTGGACTGGGGCGTCAAGGCGTCCTTCCGCTCGTACGTCGTCGGCCCGATCGCGCACGGCAAGGTCGAGACGAGCGGCGGCGCCGCCACCGCCACCGACGGCTACCGCTTCAGCAAGGCCACCGGCCACCTCGACGCCGACAAGAACACGCTCAACGCGGCGTTCAAGGGCAAGGTGCGCTTCCTGGGCCACGAGACGAACGGCGAGTACGTCCTCGACCTCTCCCTCAGCAACCTGAAGGTCGACATCGAGGGCGCCTCCGGCAAGCTCCTCGCCGACGTCTCCGCCAAGGACCGCGGCACCGGCAAGGTCGCCGAGCGCACCGGCCTGGCTCTCGCGGACCTGAAGGTGCCCGCGGGCGCGCTCGCCGCCAAGGACGGCATCGTGAACCTCAAGGACATCCCGGCGACCCTCACCGAGGCCGGTTCCCAGGCGTTCGAGGGCATGTACAAGAAGGGCGACGAGCTCGACGCCCTGAACGTCGCGGTCTCCCTCGACGAGGACGCGCGGCTTCCGGGCGGTTCGACCGGCGGCTCGGGCTCCACGGGCTCCACGGGCGGTTCAACCACCACCGGCGGCACGGTCGGCGGCTCCACCACCGGCGGTTCGGTCGGCGGCTCCGGCGCGCTGGCCTCCACCGGCTCCGACGTCCCGGCCGGCGCCCTGATCGCCGCCTCGGGCATCGTCGTGGCGGCCGGTGCCGGTGTCGTGATCGCGGCGCGCCGTCGCCGTAACGCCACCGCCTGA